In Stenotrophomonas sp. 169, one DNA window encodes the following:
- the sufC gene encoding Fe-S cluster assembly ATPase SufC has protein sequence MLKIDNLHARIGDKEILKGLSLDVKPGQVHAIMGPNGAGKSTLGNVLSGREGYDVSEGSVRFEDADLLQLSPEERAAAGLFLAFQYPVEIPGVNNTYFLRAALNAQRRARGQDELDSMQFLKLVRQKLAVLHLKDELLHRGVNEGFSGGEKKRNEIFQLAVLEPKLAILDETDSGLDIDALKSVADGVNALRSPERSFLVITHYQRLLDYIKPDFVHVLADGRIVQSGGPELALQLEEHGYDFLKNRVVPEAAV, from the coding sequence ATGCTGAAGATCGACAACCTCCACGCACGCATCGGCGACAAGGAAATCCTCAAGGGCCTGTCGCTGGACGTGAAGCCCGGCCAGGTGCACGCCATCATGGGTCCCAACGGCGCCGGCAAGTCCACCCTGGGCAATGTGCTGTCCGGTCGCGAAGGCTATGACGTCAGCGAAGGCAGCGTGCGCTTCGAAGACGCCGACCTGCTGCAGCTGTCGCCCGAAGAGCGCGCCGCCGCCGGCCTGTTCCTGGCCTTCCAGTACCCGGTGGAAATCCCCGGCGTCAACAACACCTATTTCCTGCGCGCCGCGCTGAATGCCCAGCGCCGTGCGCGCGGACAGGACGAGCTGGATTCGATGCAGTTCCTCAAGCTGGTGCGGCAGAAGCTCGCCGTGCTGCACCTGAAGGATGAGCTGCTGCACCGCGGCGTCAACGAAGGCTTCTCCGGCGGCGAAAAGAAGCGCAACGAGATCTTCCAGCTGGCCGTGCTGGAGCCGAAGCTGGCGATCCTGGACGAGACCGATTCGGGCCTGGACATCGATGCGCTGAAGAGCGTGGCCGATGGTGTCAATGCGCTGCGCAGCCCGGAGCGCTCGTTCCTGGTCATCACCCATTACCAGCGCCTGCTCGATTACATCAAGCCGGACTTCGTGCATGTGCTGGCGGACGGCCGCATCGTCCAGTCCGGTGGCCCGGAGCTGGCCCTGCAGCTGGAAGAGCACGGGTACGACTTCCTGAAGAATCGCGTGGTGCCGGAGGCGGCGGTCTGA
- the sufB gene encoding Fe-S cluster assembly protein SufB codes for MAIDTVATGDTPNREIHEQLGRKYSAGFITDIESDSLPPGLDEDTIRALSAKKEEPEWMTQWRLEAYRHFLTMPMPDWAKLKIAPIDLQGLSYYSAPKGPKYASLDDVPKELLDTYDKLGVPLHERARLAGVAVDAVFDSVSVGTTFRKELAEKGVIFCSMSEAIKEYPDLVRQYLGTVVPVGDNYFAALNSAVFSDGSFVFIPKGVRCPMELSTYFRINAGHTGQFERTLIICEDQAYVSYLEGCTAPMRDENQLHAAVVELVTLDDAEIKYSTVQNWYPGDENGVGGIYNFVTKRAECRGARSKVTWTQVETGSAITWKYPSCVLLGDDSVGEFHSVALTHHRQQADTGTKMIHVGKRTKSKIISKGISAGHGQNTYRGLVKIERGADGARNYTQCDSLLIGKKCGAHTFPYIEVKNPGATVEHEATTSKISDDQLFYCRARGISQEDAVSLIVDGFCKQVFRELPMEFAVEAKKLLDVSLEGSVG; via the coding sequence ATGGCCATCGACACCGTCGCCACCGGCGACACGCCCAACCGCGAGATCCACGAGCAGCTCGGCCGCAAGTATTCGGCCGGCTTCATCACGGACATCGAATCGGACTCCCTGCCGCCGGGCCTGGACGAGGACACCATCCGCGCCCTGTCGGCAAAGAAGGAAGAGCCCGAATGGATGACCCAGTGGCGGCTTGAGGCCTACCGCCACTTCCTCACCATGCCGATGCCGGACTGGGCGAAGCTGAAGATCGCGCCGATCGACCTGCAGGGCCTGAGCTACTACTCCGCGCCGAAGGGCCCGAAGTATGCCTCGCTGGACGACGTGCCGAAGGAGCTGCTTGATACCTATGACAAGCTGGGCGTGCCGCTGCACGAGCGCGCCAGGCTGGCCGGCGTGGCGGTGGATGCAGTGTTCGACTCGGTCTCTGTCGGCACCACCTTCCGCAAGGAGCTGGCTGAAAAAGGCGTGATCTTCTGCTCGATGTCCGAGGCCATCAAGGAGTACCCGGACCTGGTGCGGCAGTACCTGGGCACGGTGGTGCCGGTGGGTGACAACTACTTCGCCGCACTGAATTCGGCCGTGTTCTCCGATGGCAGCTTCGTGTTCATCCCCAAGGGCGTGCGTTGCCCGATGGAGCTGAGCACCTATTTCCGCATCAATGCGGGCCATACCGGCCAGTTCGAGCGCACCCTGATCATCTGCGAAGACCAGGCCTACGTGTCCTACCTGGAAGGCTGCACCGCGCCGATGCGCGACGAAAACCAGCTGCATGCCGCCGTGGTGGAACTGGTGACGCTGGACGATGCCGAGATCAAATACTCCACGGTGCAGAACTGGTACCCGGGTGATGAGAACGGAGTGGGCGGCATCTACAACTTCGTGACCAAGCGCGCCGAGTGCCGTGGTGCCCGCAGCAAGGTCACCTGGACGCAGGTGGAAACCGGTTCGGCGATCACCTGGAAGTATCCTTCCTGCGTGCTGCTGGGCGACGACTCGGTCGGCGAGTTCCACTCCGTGGCGCTGACCCACCATCGCCAGCAGGCTGACACCGGCACCAAGATGATCCACGTCGGCAAGCGCACCAAGAGCAAGATCATCAGCAAGGGCATCAGCGCCGGCCACGGCCAGAACACCTACCGCGGGCTGGTCAAGATCGAGCGCGGCGCTGACGGTGCACGCAACTACACCCAGTGCGATTCGCTGCTGATCGGCAAGAAGTGCGGTGCCCATACCTTCCCGTACATCGAGGTCAAGAATCCGGGCGCGACGGTCGAGCACGAGGCCACCACCTCGAAAATCTCCGACGACCAGCTGTTCTATTGCCGCGCGCGAGGCATCAGCCAGGAAGACGCGGTTTCGCTGATCGTCGACGGCTTCTGCAAGCAGGTGTTCCGCGAACTGCCCATGGAGTTCGCCGTCGAAGCCAAGAAGCTGCTGGACGTGTCGCTGGAAGGTTCAGTCGGATGA
- a CDS encoding cysteine desulfurase — MNLTTPRPQADTATAPDWDRVRQDFPLLMREVHGKPLVYFDNANTGQKPVQVIGAVDEFYRRYNANVSRAVHALGTEATDAYEGARDKLARFLNVRASELVLCSGTTFALNLVAYSWALPRLKAGDVILVSRMEHHANIVPWQLVAERTGATVRVAEITPAGAIDLEAMRKAMTPEVKLLAIAHVSNVLGTVNPVREICREARKRGIVTVVDGSQAVPHRKVDVAAIGCDFYAITGHKMCGPTGTGALWARREHLDAMPPFLGGGEMIKEVSFEGTVFNEAPHKFEAGTPNIAGFIGLGVAVDYLESLGLAHVEAREAELLAHFTEELQKIDGLRIFGTTPDKAAVVSFLIEGAHAHDLATLLDLEGMAIRSGQHCAHPLLQYYGVAATCRASLAFYNTHDEVERFVVALNKVRKLLG, encoded by the coding sequence ATGAACCTGACCACCCCGCGTCCGCAGGCTGACACCGCTACCGCGCCGGACTGGGACCGCGTGCGGCAGGACTTCCCGCTGCTGATGCGCGAGGTTCACGGCAAGCCACTGGTGTATTTCGACAACGCCAACACCGGCCAGAAGCCGGTGCAGGTGATCGGCGCGGTGGATGAGTTCTACCGGCGCTACAACGCCAATGTCAGCCGGGCGGTGCACGCCCTGGGCACCGAGGCCACCGATGCCTACGAGGGCGCACGCGACAAGCTGGCGCGTTTCCTCAATGTGCGCGCCAGCGAACTGGTGCTCTGCAGCGGCACCACCTTCGCGCTGAACCTGGTGGCCTATTCCTGGGCCCTGCCGCGGTTGAAGGCCGGTGACGTGATCCTGGTGTCGCGCATGGAGCATCACGCCAACATCGTGCCGTGGCAGCTGGTCGCCGAGCGGACCGGTGCAACGGTCCGCGTGGCCGAGATCACGCCCGCAGGTGCGATCGACCTGGAGGCGATGCGCAAGGCAATGACCCCCGAGGTCAAGCTGCTCGCCATCGCCCATGTGTCCAATGTGCTGGGCACCGTGAACCCCGTGCGTGAGATCTGCCGCGAAGCCCGCAAGCGCGGCATCGTCACCGTGGTGGATGGCTCGCAGGCCGTACCGCATCGCAAGGTGGACGTGGCGGCGATCGGCTGTGATTTCTACGCCATCACCGGCCACAAGATGTGCGGCCCGACCGGGACCGGCGCACTCTGGGCGCGTCGCGAGCACCTGGACGCGATGCCCCCGTTCCTCGGCGGCGGCGAGATGATCAAGGAAGTCAGCTTCGAGGGCACCGTGTTCAACGAGGCCCCGCACAAGTTCGAAGCCGGCACCCCGAACATCGCCGGCTTCATCGGCCTGGGCGTGGCGGTGGATTACCTGGAATCGCTCGGACTTGCCCATGTGGAAGCGCGCGAGGCGGAGCTGCTGGCGCATTTCACCGAGGAGCTGCAGAAGATCGACGGCCTGCGCATCTTCGGCACCACGCCGGACAAGGCGGCGGTGGTGTCGTTCCTGATCGAAGGCGCCCATGCACATGACCTGGCCACCCTGCTCGACCTGGAAGGCATGGCGATCCGGTCCGGCCAGCATTGCGCCCATCCGCTGCTGCAGTACTACGGTGTGGCGGCCACCTGCCGCGCATCGCTGGCGTTCTACAACACGCATGACGAAGTCGAACGCTTCGTGGTGGCGCTGAACAAGGTCCGCAAACTGTTGGGCTGA
- the sufD gene encoding Fe-S cluster assembly protein SufD, with translation MSALLDSLAATFSGSAARREVLDAALHDGLPGPRTEAWKYTSLRQLERRSFSAAPAVPPALDVALLDDIPAPRLVFVNGRLHDGLSDTHGLPAGVVLEPLSAALAAGEDSARFLARRYERSDEIFARLNGALADEGVVLRVDDGVQLDVPVQLVFASVAADTDLAWHHRTLIELRVGAQLGIVEHQLQVGDSAHLDNSVVHVHLAQDAVLKHARVQAGSARQTSFLRTDAVLARDAQYHRVDLELGAALSRHELNVRLEGNNAHLTANGVLLGTGRRHVDTRLGIEHIARDTNCELLWRGVAANRSRVVFHGGIHIREGADGTDANLSNKNLLLSADAEIDSQPTLVIDAEEVKAAHGATVGQLDANALFYLRSRGLPAEEAKALLSAAFCHEPLKVLPDALREQLGRRLDRALVEAGVA, from the coding sequence ATGAGCGCACTGCTGGATTCACTGGCTGCCACCTTCAGCGGCAGCGCTGCGCGCCGCGAGGTGCTGGATGCCGCGCTGCATGACGGGCTGCCCGGACCGCGCACCGAAGCGTGGAAATACACCTCGTTGCGCCAGTTGGAGCGCCGCAGCTTCAGCGCCGCGCCTGCCGTGCCGCCGGCACTGGACGTGGCACTGCTGGACGACATCCCGGCGCCGCGCCTGGTCTTCGTCAACGGCCGCCTGCATGACGGACTGAGTGACACGCACGGGCTGCCGGCCGGCGTGGTGCTGGAACCGCTGTCGGCTGCCCTGGCCGCTGGCGAAGACAGCGCGCGCTTCCTTGCGCGCCGTTACGAGCGCAGCGACGAAATCTTTGCCCGCCTGAACGGCGCGCTGGCCGATGAAGGCGTCGTGCTGCGCGTGGACGACGGCGTGCAGCTCGATGTCCCGGTGCAGCTGGTGTTCGCCAGCGTGGCCGCAGACACCGACCTGGCCTGGCACCATCGCACGCTGATCGAGCTGCGCGTCGGCGCACAGCTGGGTATCGTTGAACACCAACTGCAGGTCGGCGACAGCGCCCATCTGGACAACAGCGTGGTGCATGTCCACCTGGCCCAGGACGCGGTGCTCAAGCACGCCCGGGTGCAGGCCGGCAGCGCGCGACAGACCAGCTTCCTGCGCACCGATGCCGTACTCGCACGCGATGCGCAGTATCACCGCGTGGACCTGGAACTGGGTGCCGCACTGAGCCGTCATGAGCTCAACGTGCGCCTGGAAGGCAACAATGCGCACCTGACCGCCAACGGCGTGCTGCTGGGAACCGGCCGTCGCCATGTCGACACCCGCCTGGGCATCGAGCACATCGCGCGCGACACCAACTGCGAACTGCTGTGGCGCGGCGTGGCCGCCAACCGCAGCCGTGTGGTGTTCCATGGCGGCATCCACATCCGCGAAGGCGCCGATGGCACCGACGCCAACCTGTCCAACAAGAACCTGCTGCTGTCCGCCGACGCCGAGATCGACAGCCAGCCGACGCTGGTGATCGATGCGGAAGAAGTGAAGGCCGCGCACGGCGCCACCGTCGGCCAGCTCGATGCCAACGCGCTGTTCTACCTGCGCTCGCGCGGCTTGCCTGCAGAAGAAGCCAAGGCCCTGCTCAGCGCCGCGTTCTGCCACGAGCCGTTGAAGGTGCTGCCCGATGCGCTGCGCGAGCAGCTCGGCCGCCGTTTGGACCGCGCACTGGTCGAGGCAGGCGTGGCATGA
- a CDS encoding non-heme iron oxygenase ferredoxin subunit: MSDAWTFVCASNDLLPGEMKTVFDEVTGTPIVVFNLDGELYALEDQCTHEEFELSSGEFNTAEGSIECVLHGARFDVRDGRALCAPAYSPAPKFPVKREHDAVWTRDDRD, translated from the coding sequence ATGAGCGATGCCTGGACCTTCGTGTGTGCCAGCAACGACCTGCTGCCCGGGGAAATGAAGACCGTTTTCGATGAAGTGACCGGTACGCCCATCGTGGTCTTCAACCTGGACGGCGAGCTGTATGCGCTGGAGGACCAGTGCACGCACGAAGAATTCGAGCTGTCTTCCGGCGAGTTCAATACCGCCGAAGGTAGCATCGAATGCGTGCTGCACGGTGCCCGCTTCGATGTACGCGACGGACGCGCCTTGTGTGCGCCCGCGTACAGCCCTGCACCGAAGTTCCCGGTAAAGCGGGAGCACGACGCGGTCTGGACGCGGGACGACCGGGATTAG
- a CDS encoding lysozyme inhibitor LprI family protein produces the protein MIRVLISLCLLLGAAAPAAAQPVACDPGGSQLELNACADREFKQADDELNAAYRQILAKLAGEPVALAKMKAAQRVWVQLRDADLEARYPVGADENPRFLYGSMYPMLYSDAKAALTRARTAYLRKEFLERSEYDL, from the coding sequence ATGATCCGTGTCCTGATCAGTCTGTGCCTGCTGCTGGGCGCAGCGGCACCTGCGGCCGCGCAACCGGTGGCGTGCGATCCGGGCGGCAGCCAGCTTGAGCTCAATGCCTGCGCGGACCGCGAATTCAAGCAGGCAGACGACGAATTGAATGCCGCGTATCGGCAGATCCTGGCCAAGCTGGCCGGCGAACCCGTGGCGCTGGCGAAGATGAAAGCCGCCCAGCGGGTGTGGGTCCAGCTGCGCGATGCCGACCTGGAAGCGCGCTACCCCGTGGGTGCCGACGAAAACCCGCGTTTCCTGTACGGCTCGATGTACCCGATGCTGTACTCCGACGCCAAGGCGGCGCTGACCCGTGCGCGTACCGCCTACCTGCGTAAAGAATTCCTCGAGCGCAGCGAATACGACCTCTGA
- a CDS encoding GNAT family N-acetyltransferase has protein sequence MSTLTFRAATPADIPALIALVTSAYRGDASRAGWTTEADILDGARIDAEGLQADIARARSTILVAERDGHLLACAHVADGGEHGYFGMFAVDPTQQGSGLGKQLIAEAEAYGVRAWGLSSMLMTVIDIREELIAFYERRGYVRTGIKKPFPYGDERFGIPKRDDLQFEILEKHLSGLPR, from the coding sequence ATGAGTACGCTGACCTTCCGCGCCGCCACGCCGGCCGACATTCCCGCCCTTATCGCCCTCGTCACCTCGGCCTACCGGGGCGACGCCAGCCGGGCGGGATGGACCACCGAAGCCGACATCCTGGACGGCGCCCGTATCGATGCAGAGGGTCTGCAGGCAGATATCGCCCGCGCCCGTTCCACCATCCTGGTCGCCGAACGCGATGGCCACCTGCTGGCCTGCGCCCACGTCGCCGATGGCGGCGAGCACGGGTACTTCGGCATGTTCGCCGTAGATCCCACCCAGCAGGGCAGCGGCCTGGGCAAGCAGCTCATTGCCGAGGCAGAAGCGTACGGTGTCCGCGCGTGGGGACTGTCCAGCATGCTGATGACCGTGATCGACATCCGCGAAGAGCTGATCGCCTTCTACGAACGCCGCGGCTACGTCCGTACGGGCATCAAGAAGCCCTTTCCTTACGGCGATGAACGCTTCGGCATCCCCAAGCGCGATGACCTGCAGTTCGAGATCCTGGAAAAGCACCTGTCGGGGCTGCCGCGATGA